The following are encoded in a window of Kitasatospora fiedleri genomic DNA:
- a CDS encoding prenyltransferase/squalene oxidase repeat-containing protein — protein sequence MALLRAGTTVPAAALDRFTTLQCADGGISGAMIAAGDHCESDPSTTSLTVLALNAAGGRGATVDKAVGQLTASQQTDGSYLPYVGASSGDTSSTAMAAQGLKAAGRTTGGAAATAWIATRQNPDGGFATDEWTPDSDPAATEQAILALTGTDPLTVTHDLGTAPQPGRTPDLAKGGAYLTDPARLLGGHYYEAFPDSGFADFGLTIDAAYALAATGTDDAALRRIVDFLDQQGKDGNERTVNDWTSVGTEYVGGGSVGKEALLAEVVGRDPRNFGGHDLIAALAQAVCDHADAANGCAAEGNYLWATSVFSQSLGVMAQLRAGDAEHAAAPIAYLKGLQAANGSWPSLIPASGDSDVDSTAMAVMALALVPGDEAARAVDKGLAWLAAQQLPDGGFPGAAGDSTNSAALAIQGLTLRQSAHAAQIARAVEFLAAEQNADGGFNVASAGQQGSDVRASTQTLGGVTGLSFGTLHRDLGGDTPTGSPSPSPSDSASPSPSPSPSVSAPPSDSPSAPSSPSVTASGGSVPPTSSTTGAGAGTGAGQVPPGSDTGSGSDTGTASDSLAWTGTDVLELVVPGLLLTAAGGAVLVATADATPRPRAGTGDPPARRARRIRLCRPRPRPGRPRPGATPAAATALPIEQCTTTSGVVLAVDFSHWGGPLLRSCGTTPTTGYQLLNQGGWKTTGTQHDGPAFICRIGYSGHQGGTQYPTRPRRSASSPRPPPRTGRTGTPTRARTPGPTASWGR from the coding sequence ATGGCCCTGCTGCGCGCCGGCACCACCGTGCCCGCCGCGGCCCTCGACCGGTTCACCACCCTGCAGTGCGCCGACGGCGGCATATCCGGTGCCATGATCGCCGCCGGGGACCACTGCGAGTCCGACCCCTCCACCACCTCCCTCACCGTGCTCGCCCTGAACGCCGCGGGCGGCCGCGGAGCGACGGTGGACAAGGCCGTCGGCCAGCTCACCGCGAGCCAGCAGACCGACGGCTCCTACCTCCCCTACGTCGGCGCCTCCAGCGGCGACACCTCCAGTACCGCCATGGCGGCCCAGGGCCTCAAGGCCGCGGGCCGTACCACCGGAGGGGCCGCCGCCACCGCGTGGATCGCCACCCGGCAGAACCCGGACGGCGGCTTCGCCACCGACGAGTGGACCCCCGACTCCGACCCGGCCGCCACCGAGCAGGCGATCCTCGCCCTCACCGGCACCGACCCGCTGACGGTCACCCACGACCTCGGCACGGCGCCCCAGCCCGGCCGGACGCCCGACCTCGCCAAGGGCGGCGCCTACCTCACCGACCCCGCCCGCCTGCTCGGCGGCCACTACTACGAGGCGTTCCCCGACTCCGGGTTCGCCGACTTCGGCCTCACCATCGACGCCGCCTACGCGCTCGCCGCCACCGGCACCGACGACGCGGCGCTGCGCCGGATCGTCGACTTCCTCGACCAGCAGGGAAAGGACGGCAACGAACGCACCGTCAACGACTGGACGTCAGTCGGCACCGAGTACGTGGGCGGCGGCTCCGTCGGCAAGGAGGCGCTGCTCGCCGAGGTCGTCGGGCGCGATCCGCGGAACTTCGGCGGCCACGACCTGATCGCCGCGCTCGCCCAGGCCGTCTGCGACCACGCCGACGCCGCCAACGGCTGTGCGGCCGAGGGCAACTACCTCTGGGCCACCTCGGTCTTCTCCCAGTCGCTCGGAGTCATGGCCCAGCTGAGGGCCGGTGACGCCGAGCACGCCGCCGCGCCCATCGCCTACCTGAAGGGCCTCCAGGCCGCGAACGGCTCCTGGCCGAGCCTCATCCCCGCCTCCGGCGACTCCGACGTGGACAGCACCGCGATGGCCGTCATGGCGCTCGCCCTCGTCCCCGGTGACGAAGCGGCCCGGGCCGTCGACAAGGGCCTGGCCTGGCTGGCGGCCCAGCAACTGCCGGACGGCGGCTTCCCCGGCGCCGCCGGCGACTCGACCAACTCCGCCGCCCTCGCGATCCAGGGGCTGACGCTCCGCCAGTCCGCCCACGCCGCGCAGATCGCCAGGGCCGTCGAGTTCCTCGCGGCCGAGCAGAACGCCGACGGCGGCTTCAACGTCGCCTCCGCCGGCCAGCAGGGCTCCGACGTCCGGGCCTCCACCCAGACGCTCGGCGGCGTGACCGGCCTCTCCTTCGGCACGCTCCACCGCGACCTCGGCGGTGACACCCCGACCGGCTCGCCGTCCCCGTCCCCGTCGGATTCGGCCTCTCCCTCTCCGTCTCCGTCGCCCTCGGTGTCCGCCCCGCCGTCCGACTCTCCCTCGGCACCGTCGTCGCCCTCGGTGACGGCGAGCGGCGGCTCCGTGCCGCCCACCTCCTCGACCACCGGGGCGGGAGCGGGCACCGGTGCGGGCCAGGTTCCGCCCGGCAGCGACACCGGCAGCGGCAGCGACACCGGTACCGCATCAGACAGCCTGGCGTGGACCGGTACCGACGTCCTGGAACTGGTCGTCCCCGGCCTGCTGCTCACCGCCGCGGGCGGTGCGGTCCTGGTCGCCACCGCCGACGCAACGCCCCGGCCGCGGGCAGGCACCGGTGATCCGCCGGCTCGCCGCGCGCGCCGCATCCGGCTGTGCCGCCCTCGCCCTCGTCCTGGTCGGCCTCGGCCCGGGGCGACCCCGGCCGCCGCCACGGCGCTGCCGATCGAGCAGTGCACCACCACCTCCGGCGTGGTGCTGGCGGTCGACTTCAGCCACTGGGGCGGCCCGCTGCTGCGCTCCTGCGGCACCACGCCGACCACCGGCTACCAACTGCTCAACCAGGGCGGCTGGAAGACCACCGGCACCCAGCACGACGGCCCGGCCTTCATCTGCCGAATCGGCTACAGCGGCCACCAGGGCGGCACCCAGTACCCGACCCGGCCCAGGAGAAGTGCGTCCTCACCCCGCCCGCCACCGCGTACTGGTCGTACTGGCACGCCGACCCGGGCCAGAACACCTGGTCCTACAGCCAGTTGGGGGCGATGA